A single region of the Lysinibacillus sp. B2A1 genome encodes:
- a CDS encoding ComE operon protein 2 — protein sequence MERITWDQFFMAQSHLLALRSTCTRLAVGATVVRDKRIIAGGYNGSITGDEHCIEKGCYVVDNHCVRTVHAEMNALLQCAKYGTPTKGADLYVTHFPCLPCTKSIIQAGIERVYYATDYKNNPYAQELFEKAGVEVVHVPFDERKIDFLSDEKLALYIDMLNELRESGMPAEKLRPYEQKVSALFGKNL from the coding sequence ATGGAGCGAATTACTTGGGATCAATTTTTTATGGCACAAAGCCATCTTCTTGCGTTACGTAGTACATGTACAAGACTAGCCGTTGGCGCAACTGTTGTGAGGGATAAACGAATTATTGCTGGAGGCTATAATGGCTCAATTACAGGTGATGAGCATTGTATTGAAAAGGGGTGCTACGTTGTAGACAATCATTGTGTACGTACGGTACATGCTGAGATGAATGCACTTCTACAATGTGCTAAATATGGTACGCCTACGAAGGGTGCAGACCTATATGTGACTCATTTTCCATGTCTCCCATGCACAAAATCTATAATTCAAGCGGGTATTGAGCGTGTGTATTATGCGACGGATTATAAAAATAACCCGTATGCACAGGAGTTATTTGAGAAAGCAGGTGTGGAGGTCGTTCACGTACCTTTTGATGAGCGCAAAATTGATTTTTTAAGCGACGAAAAATTAGCCTTGTACATAGACATGCTAAATGAGCTTCGTGAGAGTGGAATGCCTGCTGAGAAATTGCGCCCATATGAACAGAAGGTGAGTGCATTATTTGGCAAAAATCTTTAA
- a CDS encoding competence protein ComEA, protein MLQSLWQKYKKSMLLPAILVISGLCYFFFSSSDSSSPQKELVETIQPIEQIEQDEPAKEAVIQQVFVDIKGAVMYPGVYELQVDQRIMDVVQLAGGYTQEADPQLINHAQKVQDEMVIYIPVKGEKLDEITASILLMSTSGISSSESNQKNQKVNLNKADEAALSTLSGIGPSKAQSIISYREENGSFTTIEDLKKVSGIGEKTFEKLKDSITVK, encoded by the coding sequence ATGCTCCAATCTTTATGGCAAAAGTATAAAAAGAGTATGCTGCTCCCCGCCATACTTGTAATCAGTGGACTTTGTTACTTCTTTTTTTCGAGTTCCGACTCTTCATCTCCCCAGAAAGAGCTCGTCGAAACAATCCAACCAATTGAACAGATTGAACAAGATGAACCTGCTAAAGAAGCGGTCATACAGCAGGTATTTGTGGATATAAAGGGTGCTGTTATGTATCCAGGTGTGTATGAGTTACAAGTCGACCAACGTATTATGGATGTAGTGCAGCTGGCAGGTGGCTATACGCAGGAAGCTGATCCCCAACTTATTAACCATGCCCAGAAAGTTCAGGACGAAATGGTCATTTATATCCCTGTTAAGGGTGAAAAGCTAGATGAAATCACGGCTTCCATTCTGTTGATGTCTACTAGTGGAATATCATCCAGTGAAAGTAATCAAAAAAATCAAAAGGTCAATTTAAACAAAGCAGATGAGGCAGCCCTGTCAACTTTATCAGGGATTGGTCCGTCTAAAGCACAAAGTATTATCTCCTATCGTGAGGAGAATGGTAGCTTTACAACCATTGAGGATTTAAAAAAAGTAAGTGGAATTGGTGAAAAAACCTTTGAGAAGCTGAAGGATTCTATTACAGTAAAGTAA